A single genomic interval of Prunus dulcis chromosome 5, ALMONDv2, whole genome shotgun sequence harbors:
- the LOC117627516 gene encoding ATP-dependent DNA helicase Q-like 2: protein METEEILAEELLNVEVEIQGVQDQIKILLDQQERLYERQSELKAILEACKESGYPVNGASTNVEDWSGPFEWDSQADDTRFNIFGISAYRANQREIINAVMSGKDVLVIMAAGGGKSLCYQLPAILRDGVALVVSPLLSLIQDQVMGLAALGIPAHMLTSTTSKEEEKLIYKALEKGEGDLKILYVTPEKISKSKRFMSKLEKCHHAGRLSLISIDEAHCCSQWGHDFRPDYKSLGILKTQFPNVPVIALTVAKELRERGISALHYHADMDVNARENVHMRWSNGKLQVIVGTVAFGMGINKPDVRFVIHHSLSKSMETYYQESGRAGRDGLPSQCLLYFRPGDVPRQSSMVFYENSGLQNLYDIVRYCQSKRQCRRSSFFRHFAEPLQDCNGMCDNCAFSNEVKEVDASRHAKLIISLLQDTQENDQRLTVLQLVDKIKAKHKELGSELKREEIEQLVIKLILDRSLKEEFQHTAYSTNAYVTIGPLAKQVLHGKCSVKLEISSGQNKVAGIKSVKRSCASFGLELKLDELRKELSSVHGGIFPHSVLSTQQINMISAQKPNSVELLENIIGKLKAEKYGSRILEQVNTYANSTQPEDAKEDQDIENRASKRLKSKKHLVLVESSDDES, encoded by the exons ATGGAAACTGAAGAGATATTAGCAGAAGAGCTGCTAAACGTTGAGGTTGAAATTCAAGGCGTCCAAG ACCAAATCAAGATATTGCTTGACCAACAGGAGAGGTTATATGAAAGGCAATCTGAATTGAAGGCTATACTTGAAGCATGTAAAGAATCAGGTTATCCTGTTAATGGCGCTTCAACTAATGTGGAAGACTGGTCTGGGCCATTTGAGTGGGATTCTCAAGCTGATGATACTAGGTTCAATATATTTGGCATATCCGCATATCGTGCAAATCAGCGAGAG ATTATCAATGCTGTCATGAGTGGAAAAGATGTTCTAGTGATTATGGCTGCAGGTGGCGGCAAAAGCCTCTGTTACCAGCTTCCAGCAATTCTTCGTGATGGAGTTGCTCTTGTTGTTAGTCCTTTGCTTTCTTTGATTCAGGACCAG GTGATGGGTTTGGCAGCCTTAGGCATTCCAGCTCATATGTTGACATCAACTACTAgtaaggaggaggagaagttAATATACAAGGCCCTTGAAAAGGGGGAAGGAGatttgaaaatattgtatGTGACTCCCGAAAAGATATCAAAGAGTAAGAGGTTTATGTCAAAACTTGAAAAGTGCCATCATGCTGGTCGTCTATCTCTCATTTCTATTGAT GAGGCACATTGCTGCAGCCAGTGGGGTCATGATTTTCGACCTGACTACAAAAGTCTTGGTATCCTCAAGACTCAGTTTCCCAATGTTCCTGTGATTGCTTTGACT GTTGCAAAGGAGTTGCGAGAGAGAGGAATATCAGCTCTTCATTATCATGCAGACATGGATGTAAATGCTCGTGAAAATGTTCATATGCG GTGGAGTAATGGAAAACTACAAGTCATCGTTGGCACG GTAGCATTTGGCATGGGAATCAACAAACCAGATG TCAGGTTTGTCATCCATCACAGCCTAAGTAAATCGATGGAAACATACTACCAG GAAAGTGGCCGAGCTGGACGAGATGGACTCCCTTCTCAATGCCTACTTTACTTTAGACCTGGTGATGTTCCTAGGCAG AGTTCAATGGTCTTCTATGAAAATTCCGGATTGCAGAACCTTTATGACATAGTACGATATTGTCAG TCAAAAAGACAATGTCGCCGTAGTTCGTTTTTCCGCCATTTTGCCGAGCCATTACAGGACTGCAATG GGATGTGTGACAACTGTGCATTTTCAAATGAGGTTAAAGAAGTGGATGCCTCTC GTCATGCGAAGCTTATTATTTCTTTGCTGCAAGATACACAAGAAAATGATCAGAGATTGACAGTGTTGCAACTAGttgataaaattaaagcaAAGCACAAGGAACTAG GTTCTGAGCTAAAGAGGGAGGAAATAGAGCAGCTTGTCATAAAGCTCATATTAGATAGAAGTTTG AAAGAAGAATTTCAGCATACAGCTTATTCCACAAATGCATATGTAACAATAGGACCCTTGGCAAAGCAAGTATTGCATG GGAAGTGCAGTGTTAAACTTGAAATTTCTAGCGGACAAAATAAAGTAGCTGGTATAAAATCAGTTAAACGCAGTTGTGCTTCCTTTGGTTTGGAATTGAAGCTAGACGAGCTGAGAAAGGAACTCTCCTCAGTTCATGGAGGAATATTCCCGCATTCTGTTCTCTCGACTCAACAAATCAATATGATAAGTGCCCAGAAGCCAAATTCTGTGGAACTG TTGGAGAATATAATTGGAAAACTCAAGGCAGAGAAATACGGAAGTAGAATACTTGAGCAAGTAAATACGTATGCAAATTCAACACAGCCGGAGGATGCCAAAGAAGATCAAGATATTGAAAATAGAGCCTCAAAAAGGCTAAAGAGCAAAAAGCATCTAGTTCTTGTTGAGAGCAGTGATGATGAATCCTGA